The window CAACAGTGTGTCGGGAGCCGAATAGACCTTCACATCTTCAAATTGACGGGAGGGCAGGTCTTCATTGTCGGAATTAGTGAAGTTGGCTTCGAGCGAATCAGCCGGATGACGGGATCGGCGCCGGATTTCGTTCAAGCAAAGATTGCGAGCAATGGTGAAAAGCCAGGTGCTGAATTTGGCGGATACTTCGTAGCGATGAGCCGACTTATATACTTGAATGAAAACATTTTGTGCCAAATCCTCAGCTTCCGTGGCATCGCGCAATATTCGGAACACAACGTTAATGACCGGCTGCTTGTACTTTTCGACCAATTCAGCAAATGCATCTGAATCTCCGCGCTTTACGCGGAGCATCAGTGCGACATCAGGATCTGAATTCGCTGGCATTAATGCTTTAGCTATCGAGTTTACCTAACACCGGCTGGGTGACAAGGTTGTGCACGATTTGGATAATCGCTGAGCTCTTGCGTTCAAAGACAATTCCCACCAAAGTGTTTAGCGGATGCCGACGTTGCTCGAAAAATTGGAAACCAGTGGTGCCAATCGGCTGGTTTTACCGGCAGGTCATCTGCCGATGCAGGAATTGGCCCGCTATAAGACTTTTCTCAAAGTCGAAACCCACCGTCTTAAGATAGTCCATCGTGGCGGAGGTGGCGGGCGGGAAGTATGCTACGCGCGTGCCACCCTGATGGATATTCTGCTGCGCTACATGTGGGATGCGGTAATGAACAGCCTGTCCCCGGAGTCGCAAAAAGGGGTTCCTTCCATTGCGTTGGTGGCGATTGGGGGATATGGGAGGGCGGAACTGAACCCATTTAGTGACATCGATTTCATGTTTTTGCATGAGGGTCAGGTAGTGGCTGGGAACAAGCCATTGCCCTACCTTTCAAAACTCATGGACGGTATTTTGTATCCCCTTTGGGATCTCGGCCTGAAGGTGGGATATTCGGTGCGTTCGGTGGATGATGCGGTCAATGCCGCTCAGGATGACATGCTATCCAAGACCTCGCTGATTGAGGCGCGCCTGGTGACAGGAAATGAAGCGCTTTTCAAAAAGTTACAAAAGGCGGTGCTGGCCAGGTGCGTGGAGGGTTACGAAACCAAATACATTGCGGCCCGGTTGCAGGACCAGGCGGCGCGGCATAACAAATTCGGCAACTCACCTTCCATGCAGGAGCCGAATGTGAAAAACGGCTGTGGCGGTTTGCGCGATTACCAGAACCTCATCTGGATGACATATTTCAAATATCGCACCCGGTCGTTGAAGGAATTGGTGGCCA is drawn from Pedosphaera parvula Ellin514 and contains these coding sequences:
- a CDS encoding RNA polymerase sigma factor; this translates as MPANSDPDVALMLRVKRGDSDAFAELVEKYKQPVINVVFRILRDATEAEDLAQNVFIQVYKSAHRYEVSAKFSTWLFTIARNLCLNEIRRRSRHPADSLEANFTNSDNEDLPSRQFEDVKVYSAPDTLLQHELEHEVEQALKELPENQRTAILLCRQEDMSYEEIAKVIGCSLSATKSLIHRGRETLKQKLKPYLQTGEWRKEPN